The following are encoded in a window of Methanobrevibacter sp. genomic DNA:
- a CDS encoding threonine--tRNA ligase yields the protein MRILLIHSDYLNYNVKKQTPVAEEIEEAKKAGSFDDSLVVFTAVEKDDENNPEGIVKNLVKEVIKTNEQVKAENIVLYPYAHLSSSLSSPKVAVQILKDAEQALIDENLTVQRVPFGWYKAFEISCKGHPLSELSRTITADEEEEKVERKPSTWHILEGDKITEIDDFKFENHAFKQLVDYELGQGASDEGEPPHVKLMREKEICDYEPASDVGNLRWYPKGKLIRDLLSDYVYDLTVDRGAMPVETPIFYDLDNPAIYEHAYKFGERQYRTDTKKNLMLRFAACFGAFRLMSDSYLTWKNFPAKIFELTRYSFRYEKKGEVVGLKRLRAFTMPDCHSFCTDVRSSLEEFSQQTDMCMQTGEDLNLDFEVIFRATQDFFEENEQWMYEIARKFEKPILLEILPERHHYWVCKIDLANIDALGRPIENPTVQIDVESGKRFDITYLGEDGKQHNPTILHTSPTGSIERVLCAMLEKTAIEINEKAPMLPTWLSPIQARILTISETHKEFAEELYEKINASNIRVDIDDRDESVGKKIRNASKEWIPYIFVVGDKEAETGKFQVTVRETGEKVDMTVDELISEINAKCEGKPFRRLPLPKDISRRINFQ from the coding sequence ATGAGAATACTTCTTATTCATTCTGATTATTTAAACTACAATGTGAAAAAGCAGACACCTGTAGCTGAAGAAATCGAAGAGGCAAAAAAAGCAGGCTCATTTGATGATTCTTTAGTAGTATTTACAGCTGTTGAAAAAGACGATGAAAATAATCCAGAAGGTATTGTTAAAAACTTAGTTAAAGAAGTTATCAAAACTAATGAACAGGTTAAAGCAGAAAATATAGTTTTATATCCATATGCTCACTTGTCTTCATCATTAAGTTCTCCAAAAGTTGCCGTTCAAATCTTAAAAGATGCTGAACAGGCATTAATTGATGAAAACTTAACTGTTCAAAGAGTACCTTTCGGATGGTATAAGGCATTTGAAATATCCTGTAAAGGACACCCTCTAAGTGAGCTTTCAAGAACAATCACAGCCGATGAGGAAGAGGAAAAAGTCGAAAGAAAACCTTCCACTTGGCATATTCTTGAAGGAGACAAGATTACTGAAATCGATGATTTCAAATTCGAAAACCATGCCTTCAAGCAACTTGTTGACTATGAATTAGGCCAAGGAGCATCTGATGAAGGCGAACCACCTCACGTTAAACTGATGAGGGAAAAGGAAATCTGTGACTATGAACCCGCTTCTGATGTAGGAAACCTCAGATGGTATCCTAAAGGTAAATTAATAAGAGATTTGCTTTCAGATTACGTTTATGACCTCACTGTTGATCGTGGAGCAATGCCTGTTGAAACCCCAATCTTTTATGATTTGGACAATCCTGCAATCTATGAGCATGCTTACAAGTTCGGTGAAAGGCAGTACAGAACCGACACCAAAAAGAATCTGATGCTTAGATTTGCAGCATGTTTCGGTGCATTCAGATTAATGAGCGATTCCTATTTAACCTGGAAAAACTTCCCGGCTAAAATCTTTGAGCTGACCAGATACAGTTTCCGTTATGAGAAAAAAGGAGAAGTTGTCGGACTTAAAAGATTAAGGGCATTTACAATGCCAGACTGCCACTCCTTCTGTACTGATGTTCGCTCATCACTTGAGGAATTCTCCCAGCAGACTGACATGTGTATGCAAACCGGTGAAGACTTGAATTTAGATTTCGAAGTGATTTTCAGAGCAACCCAGGACTTCTTTGAAGAAAACGAGCAGTGGATGTATGAAATCGCTCGTAAATTCGAAAAACCAATTTTATTAGAAATCTTACCTGAAAGACACCACTACTGGGTATGTAAAATCGACCTTGCAAATATTGACGCATTAGGCCGTCCGATTGAAAACCCTACTGTACAGATTGACGTTGAAAGCGGTAAAAGATTCGATATTACTTATTTAGGAGAGGACGGCAAACAGCACAATCCTACAATCCTTCACACTTCCCCAACTGGAAGTATCGAAAGGGTATTATGTGCAATGCTTGAAAAGACTGCCATTGAAATCAACGAGAAAGCTCCAATGCTTCCAACCTGGTTAAGTCCGATTCAGGCAAGAATTTTAACAATATCAGAAACCCACAAGGAATTTGCAGAGGAATTATACGAAAAAATCAATGCCTCAAACATCCGTGTGGACATCGATGACAGGGATGAAAGTGTAGGTAAAAAAATCCGTAATGCATCAAAAGAATGGATACCATACATTTTTGTTGTTGGAGATAAGGAAGCTGAAACCGGTAAGTTCCAAGTGACTGTCAGGGAAACAGGTGAAAAAGTTGACATGACAGTGGATGAACTCATCAGTGAAATTAACGCTAAATGTGAAGGAAAACCTTTCAGAAGATTACCTTTACCAAAGGATATCTCAAGAAGGATTAACTTCCAATAA
- a CDS encoding bifunctional 5,6,7,8-tetrahydromethanopterin hydro-lyase/3-hexulose-6-phosphate synthase, which yields MYRIGEALIGDGPELAHVDLLIGDKFGPVGQAFANGLSNLSVGHTPLTSVIRPNLMTKPATLIIPKVTVGDLDDASKIFGPAQTAVARAVADAVEDGYIPKDIVEDIVINVSVFIDPSAEDYRKIYQYNYGATKLAIRRAMAGYPDIEKVLAEKDRGTHPIMGFKVKKLWSPPYLQVALDLDNEAAMERIINDLPDNDRILLEAGTPLVKKFGVGIIGKIRALRPDAFIIADLKTLDVGRVEVKMAADETADAVAISGLGTIESIAKAIHETQKQGIYSILDMMNVKGFEEKLAQLPDDLKPDIVLLHRNVDMESYRAEHGEDTSDMTEWGNIKDIKATLGEKGLIAVAGGIKPNNVEEAITKGANIIIAGRYIIGSRDVRRAAQDFLEHFDPDPDNMRLAMDEDENIDVKE from the coding sequence ATGTATAGAATAGGAGAAGCTCTTATTGGAGACGGCCCTGAATTAGCACACGTTGACTTATTAATCGGTGATAAGTTCGGACCAGTCGGTCAAGCTTTCGCTAATGGTTTATCAAACCTTTCCGTAGGCCACACTCCACTAACAAGTGTAATTAGACCTAATTTAATGACCAAGCCAGCTACTTTAATTATTCCTAAAGTAACTGTCGGTGATTTAGATGACGCAAGTAAAATTTTCGGACCTGCACAAACAGCAGTTGCAAGAGCAGTTGCAGATGCAGTTGAAGATGGATACATCCCAAAAGATATTGTAGAAGACATTGTAATCAATGTAAGCGTATTCATCGACCCTTCAGCTGAAGATTACAGAAAAATTTATCAATACAACTATGGAGCAACCAAATTAGCTATCAGAAGAGCAATGGCAGGTTACCCAGACATTGAAAAAGTGCTTGCAGAAAAAGACCGTGGAACTCACCCAATCATGGGATTCAAAGTCAAAAAACTCTGGAGCCCACCATACTTGCAAGTTGCACTTGACCTTGACAATGAAGCTGCAATGGAAAGAATCATCAATGACTTACCGGACAACGACAGGATCTTGCTTGAAGCAGGTACTCCACTCGTTAAAAAATTCGGTGTTGGAATTATCGGAAAAATCAGAGCTTTACGCCCAGATGCATTCATCATTGCTGATTTGAAAACTTTAGACGTAGGTCGTGTAGAAGTTAAGATGGCAGCAGATGAAACAGCTGATGCAGTAGCTATTTCCGGTCTCGGTACCATTGAATCCATTGCAAAAGCAATTCACGAAACCCAAAAACAAGGTATCTATTCCATCCTTGATATGATGAATGTCAAAGGATTTGAAGAAAAACTGGCTCAACTTCCAGATGACTTGAAACCTGACATCGTATTGTTACACAGAAACGTTGATATGGAATCCTACAGAGCAGAACACGGTGAAGACACCAGTGACATGACCGAATGGGGTAACATTAAAGATATTAAAGCGACCCTCGGTGAAAAAGGACTCATTGCCGTTGCTGGAGGAATCAAACCTAACAATGTTGAAGAAGCAATCACTAAAGGTGCAAACATCATCATTGCAGGTAGATACATCATCGGTTCAAGAGATGTAAGAAGAGCTGCACAAGACTTCTTAGAACACTTTGACCCAGATCCAGACAACATGAGACTTGCAATGGATGAAGACGAAAACATTGATGTGAAAGAGTAA
- a CDS encoding zinc ribbon domain-containing protein — protein sequence MGFCNSCGQPIIKEDYGTNKDGSLNPDYCKDCFQDGEFTEPDITLQEMIVRKTKEMMEKNPDLAETQATGITAMFIPGLKRWNPEFQDDYKTL from the coding sequence ATGGGATTTTGTAATTCATGCGGACAGCCAATTATAAAAGAAGACTATGGAACAAATAAGGATGGCAGTTTAAATCCTGACTATTGTAAAGACTGTTTTCAAGATGGGGAGTTCACCGAACCGGATATTACATTACAGGAGATGATTGTTCGCAAAACTAAAGAGATGATGGAGAAAAATCCTGACCTTGCAGAAACTCAAGCGACTGGAATCACTGCAATGTTCATTCCAGGATTAAAAAGATGGAATCCAGAGTTTCAAGATGATTATAAAACTCTTTAG
- a CDS encoding phosphoserine phosphatase, with product MRYGNGIVKKYSREYNRTLKNGERKKYTAEQIQITVPKNEDIYENKEEVLIIPNSEIEEFKNREEELETLKVANYLYVEEVKKLEEELENTSAASNLEFEKEIDELKAEIERKTKALNEMESKYEHLHQDNIDSLKKENETIKDKHSKLIIENENLKTKFVNIKTENENLKTKYSSIKEENKNLKTKCSNIKEEHHSLKESYNSVSTKYDHLKQENLNTKTSYAEIYELNEGLEKDYDSLLGEYNDLVDKFNDLQEELYNIKTNQTHDEFIANKVKEFMLSRS from the coding sequence ATGAGATATGGGAATGGCATTGTAAAGAAATATTCAAGAGAGTACAATAGAACACTGAAAAATGGTGAGCGAAAAAAATACACCGCCGAACAGATACAAATTACCGTGCCGAAAAATGAAGACATCTATGAAAATAAAGAAGAAGTCTTAATTATCCCAAACTCCGAAATCGAAGAATTTAAAAATAGAGAGGAAGAATTAGAAACTTTAAAAGTAGCTAATTATTTATATGTTGAGGAAGTGAAAAAATTGGAAGAAGAACTTGAAAACACCAGTGCGGCATCTAATTTGGAATTTGAAAAGGAAATTGATGAACTTAAAGCTGAAATTGAACGCAAAACTAAAGCATTAAATGAAATGGAAAGTAAATATGAACATTTACATCAAGACAACATTGACTCTCTTAAAAAGGAAAATGAAACAATAAAAGACAAGCATTCCAAATTGATTATAGAAAACGAAAACCTCAAAACCAAGTTCGTCAACATCAAAACCGAAAACGAAAACCTGAAAACCAAATATTCAAGCATCAAGGAAGAAAACAAAAACCTCAAAACAAAATGTTCCAACATCAAGGAGGAACATCATTCCCTAAAAGAAAGCTACAATAGCGTTTCCACTAAATACGACCATCTAAAACAGGAAAACCTCAACACCAAAACCAGCTATGCTGAAATTTATGAGCTAAATGAAGGACTAGAAAAAGATTATGATTCACTTTTAGGCGAATATAATGATTTAGTTGATAAATTCAACGACCTTCAAGAAGAATTATATAATATAAAAACTAATCAAACTCATGATGAGTTCATAGCCAATAAAGTTAAAGAATTTATGTTATCCAGATCCTAA